The Sporosarcina luteola genome contains a region encoding:
- a CDS encoding peroxiredoxin family protein — protein sequence MNKKVIGYIIAALLIGSMVVIMVNQNVKKADPIDKSSVLIEPKDGAGAAGKGEIGLDFGNIPPDFELATLDGETLTLSELKGKKVVLNFWATWCPPCKAEMPHMQNYYRNSAEEDNVEIVAVNLTSSENRGVKVVQEFIESYGLTFKIPLDETGIVGEEYQVFQIPTTYMLNTDGTISQIVKGPMDESTLKTLIDDLD from the coding sequence ATGAATAAAAAAGTGATCGGGTACATAATTGCTGCATTGCTCATCGGATCGATGGTCGTGATCATGGTCAACCAGAATGTGAAGAAGGCAGATCCTATAGATAAATCGAGCGTCCTGATCGAACCGAAAGACGGGGCCGGGGCTGCCGGGAAAGGTGAAATCGGATTGGATTTTGGAAATATCCCGCCCGACTTCGAACTCGCTACATTGGACGGTGAAACACTTACATTGTCCGAACTGAAAGGGAAAAAAGTCGTCCTAAATTTCTGGGCAACATGGTGCCCGCCATGCAAGGCGGAAATGCCGCATATGCAAAACTACTACCGGAATTCCGCAGAGGAAGATAATGTGGAAATAGTCGCTGTCAATTTGACGAGCAGCGAGAACCGGGGCGTGAAAGTCGTCCAAGAATTCATTGAATCATACGGGTTGACGTTCAAGATACCTTTGGATGAAACAGGAATCGTCGGAGAGGAATATCAAGTATTCCAAATCCCAACAACGTATATGCTGAACACGGATGGAACGATTTCCCAAATTGTAAAAGGGCCGATGGATGAATCGACCTTGAAAACACTAATCGACGATCTTGATTGA
- a CDS encoding PDZ domain-containing protein yields the protein MSEQVLMDLLQAIALFFLNPVWLIAIVAAVGLGYFRVKRERRSFLVRLHPGLTEMKRLLAESWLPALIVSILISGIGFTVDITWIALFSAVAILSMISFYYLAASPIYFAAIAFFGLYAFQQWGPNFAYRGWTPADVDLFGGMALTVPVIAGIFLIVEGFLVRRHTAAYASPFLTKTNRGLRAAAFKSKRLWLLPILFLVPGDFLSGIAPYWPQFTLGATAFSFLPVPIIIGFSQVARASFPDVLFPKIGQAITFIGAVVIAVGAFAWWMPILGWAALLIGVVGRLVLSILVAVRERKGGFAAAPQSAGVIIAGILPDSPGEKLGLVPGECIRKVNGIQVSNEKELYDAIQVNAAHCRLQVIGRDGEVRLMQQVLYRHDHHRLGLLVVR from the coding sequence ATGAGTGAACAAGTACTAATGGATCTGTTACAAGCGATTGCACTATTTTTCCTGAATCCAGTTTGGTTGATTGCCATAGTGGCAGCGGTCGGATTAGGGTACTTCCGGGTGAAGCGGGAACGGCGCAGTTTCCTTGTGCGACTTCACCCCGGCTTGACAGAAATGAAAAGGCTGCTTGCTGAATCGTGGCTACCGGCGCTGATCGTTTCAATCCTCATATCTGGAATCGGCTTCACTGTCGATATTACCTGGATTGCGCTATTTTCTGCAGTCGCTATTTTATCGATGATCTCATTTTATTATCTAGCAGCATCGCCGATTTATTTTGCGGCCATCGCATTTTTCGGCTTATATGCGTTTCAGCAATGGGGTCCCAACTTTGCATATCGCGGGTGGACGCCAGCTGATGTCGATCTGTTCGGGGGCATGGCGTTGACGGTCCCGGTCATTGCGGGAATTTTCCTCATCGTCGAAGGGTTCCTCGTCCGTCGTCATACTGCCGCTTATGCCTCTCCTTTCTTGACGAAGACGAACCGCGGATTGCGGGCGGCTGCATTTAAATCGAAGCGGCTCTGGCTGCTGCCGATTTTGTTTCTCGTGCCAGGGGATTTCCTGTCGGGAATCGCGCCATATTGGCCTCAATTTACGTTAGGAGCTACCGCGTTCAGCTTCCTTCCTGTGCCGATTATAATCGGATTTTCGCAAGTCGCAAGAGCTAGTTTTCCGGATGTTCTATTCCCGAAAATTGGACAAGCAATCACATTCATTGGTGCGGTTGTCATTGCCGTCGGTGCATTTGCATGGTGGATGCCGATTCTTGGATGGGCAGCACTGCTTATAGGCGTTGTCGGCAGGCTGGTGCTATCGATCCTTGTCGCTGTACGGGAGCGCAAAGGAGGATTTGCGGCGGCGCCTCAATCGGCTGGCGTCATCATCGCAGGCATCTTACCGGACTCGCCGGGTGAAAAACTCGGGTTGGTTCCAGGGGAGTGCATCCGGAAGGTCAATGGCATCCAAGTTTCGAATGAAAAGGAATTGTATGATGCGATTCAAGTGAACGCCGCCCATTGCCGACTGCAAGTGATCGGCCGGGACGGTGAAGTACGGCTTATGCAACAAGTGCTCTACCGTCATGATCATCACCGGTTGGGGCTGCTCGTTGTCCGTTAA
- a CDS encoding S41 family peptidase, producing MRRSRFLVFAILAVMAAGVFLVLDGCSADKGNRADSALKGAFPVIDEAYSIIQEKAVYPVEGDRLIEGALRGMADVIGDPYSTYLSEEEAESHRESLAGEKVGIGAEITRSGGRYIIVAPIKGSPAEKAGLQPYDEIVRINGEALGGLTLQDVVRKIRGKEGTALEMTIYRPDLNKHLELKVMRDVIPVKTVSAELMEERGTKFGYIALTMFGDETAAEWKKATDELIKGGAEALVIDVRGNPGGYLRAVGEVAGSLLQEDTVFAYMQNVKGELTPLVVEPSENFKFDEKLKKMPVVLLQDKGSASASEVLSGALKDLRRGFIIGQVSFGKGTVQDTMELSNGGEMKLSTHKWLTPKETWIHGKGVPADLESEQSKLFTEHIRFSTDVYATGDYHEDIAYGQRLLTGLGYKLERDDGYFDESTAVAVHEFRVDAKVSPESLMDRKFFAAIRERVEDYRKDKANDTQLQVAIGYVHHILND from the coding sequence ATGCGCAGAAGCCGGTTTTTAGTTTTTGCGATACTGGCGGTAATGGCGGCAGGCGTATTTTTAGTGTTGGACGGCTGCTCAGCGGATAAAGGGAATAGGGCGGATTCGGCTTTGAAAGGGGCGTTCCCGGTCATTGACGAAGCGTATAGCATCATTCAGGAGAAAGCGGTGTACCCGGTCGAAGGGGACAGGCTCATCGAAGGGGCGCTGCGCGGCATGGCGGATGTCATCGGAGATCCATATTCCACGTACCTATCCGAGGAGGAAGCGGAGTCGCATCGTGAGTCATTAGCCGGTGAAAAAGTAGGCATCGGTGCGGAAATCACGAGGTCAGGCGGCAGGTATATCATTGTTGCACCAATCAAAGGGTCCCCTGCTGAGAAAGCGGGTCTGCAGCCTTATGACGAAATCGTCCGCATCAACGGGGAAGCGCTCGGAGGCTTGACGCTGCAAGATGTCGTCAGGAAAATCCGTGGCAAGGAAGGTACTGCATTGGAAATGACGATATACAGGCCAGACTTGAACAAGCATCTTGAGTTGAAAGTGATGCGCGATGTCATTCCGGTAAAAACGGTGTCAGCTGAGTTGATGGAAGAAAGGGGCACAAAATTCGGTTACATAGCGTTGACGATGTTCGGTGATGAAACAGCGGCCGAATGGAAAAAGGCGACCGATGAATTGATCAAAGGCGGCGCCGAGGCGCTTGTGATCGATGTGCGCGGCAATCCGGGCGGTTATTTGCGTGCCGTCGGTGAGGTTGCCGGAAGTTTATTGCAGGAAGATACGGTCTTTGCCTATATGCAAAACGTGAAAGGCGAATTGACGCCACTCGTTGTGGAACCTTCCGAAAACTTCAAGTTTGATGAAAAACTTAAAAAGATGCCTGTCGTCCTGCTTCAGGATAAAGGGAGCGCATCGGCGAGCGAAGTGTTGAGCGGTGCATTGAAAGATTTGCGAAGAGGCTTCATTATCGGACAGGTCAGTTTCGGAAAAGGGACCGTCCAAGATACGATGGAGCTGTCGAACGGCGGCGAAATGAAGTTATCCACACATAAATGGTTGACACCGAAAGAGACATGGATTCATGGCAAAGGCGTCCCTGCCGACCTGGAGTCCGAGCAAAGCAAGCTATTCACCGAGCATATCCGGTTCTCCACGGATGTCTACGCAACCGGAGATTACCATGAGGATATCGCTTATGGACAACGGCTCCTTACCGGCCTCGGCTATAAACTCGAACGAGATGACGGCTACTTCGATGAATCGACAGCGGTTGCCGTCCACGAGTTCCGGGTCGATGCAAAAGTATCCCCCGAGAGCCTTATGGACCGTAAATTCTTTGCCGCCATCCGCGAACGGGTTGAGGACTATCGTAAAGACAAAGCGAACGACACGCAGCTGCAAGTGGCAATCGGCTATGTGCATCATATTTTGAATGACTGA
- a CDS encoding TVP38/TMEM64 family protein — protein sequence MDEWLDVDKIIELSGHYKALGPFFGLLLPFIESFLPFLPLFVFVFANAGAYGLWFGFILSWAGTVAGSYVVFLIIRKYGRSRFLRFLTRHKRVQQLIGWVERNGFAPLFLLICFPFTPSALVNLVAGLSNMKKKSYLIILMAGKFVMIFTISFIGYDLKALLTQPLRTGIVIGIIVLLWLVGKWLEKRLDRKVEEESSTIFKEEEED from the coding sequence ATGGATGAATGGCTGGATGTAGATAAGATCATTGAGTTATCAGGGCATTATAAGGCGTTAGGGCCGTTTTTCGGTCTGCTGCTACCTTTCATAGAGTCGTTTTTGCCATTTTTACCGCTGTTTGTGTTCGTGTTTGCGAATGCAGGCGCATATGGGCTTTGGTTCGGGTTCATTTTGTCGTGGGCGGGCACTGTTGCGGGTTCGTATGTGGTGTTTTTAATCATCAGGAAGTATGGGCGCAGCCGTTTTTTGCGTTTTTTGACGAGGCATAAGCGTGTGCAGCAGCTGATCGGCTGGGTTGAGCGGAACGGTTTCGCTCCGCTGTTTTTACTCATCTGTTTTCCGTTCACGCCTTCCGCTTTGGTGAATCTCGTGGCGGGCTTGTCGAATATGAAGAAGAAGAGCTATTTGATTATTTTGATGGCGGGTAAGTTCGTCATGATTTTCACGATCAGCTTCATCGGGTATGATTTGAAGGCGTTGTTGACACAGCCATTGCGGACAGGAATCGTCATTGGGATCATCGTTCTATTATGGCTCGTGGGCAAGTGGCTTGAGAAGCGGCTTGATCGGAAAGTGGAAGAGGAATCCAGTACGATTTTCAAAGAGGAAGAGGAAGATTAA
- a CDS encoding AzlC family ABC transporter permease, producing MKNQFLAGLKAGLSIAIGYFPIALTFGLLAKTTGLSLMEATAMSIFVYAGAAQYISLNLISFGVDPVTIVINTFIVNIRHFLMTASLNEKMHRAPKWVKAIYSFGITDESFSVLATGKEEKIPTAYAFGVTIIAYGSWVSFTAAGHVVGANLPEFLQVAMSIALYAMFIGLLVPAMKGNRKVIMLAALAAAIHCIIYIGELLSTGWAILVSTLGSAILIEVIFARRSKNVTALQKEMEES from the coding sequence ATGAAAAATCAATTCTTAGCGGGCTTGAAAGCGGGCCTCAGCATCGCCATCGGCTACTTCCCGATCGCGCTCACTTTCGGGCTGCTCGCCAAAACAACAGGCCTCTCCCTCATGGAGGCTACCGCCATGAGCATATTCGTCTACGCCGGAGCAGCCCAATACATATCGCTCAATCTGATTTCATTCGGTGTCGACCCAGTCACGATCGTGATCAATACATTCATCGTCAACATCCGCCACTTTCTAATGACGGCTTCGCTGAATGAAAAGATGCACCGCGCACCGAAATGGGTGAAAGCCATTTACTCATTCGGCATTACGGATGAATCGTTTTCCGTCCTGGCAACAGGAAAAGAAGAAAAAATCCCGACCGCCTACGCATTCGGAGTGACGATCATCGCCTACGGCAGCTGGGTCAGCTTCACAGCGGCCGGCCACGTCGTCGGTGCCAATCTGCCCGAGTTCCTGCAAGTCGCCATGTCCATTGCCCTGTACGCCATGTTCATCGGCCTGCTCGTTCCGGCTATGAAAGGGAACCGGAAAGTAATTATGCTCGCAGCACTCGCCGCAGCCATCCACTGCATCATCTATATCGGTGAACTGCTATCGACCGGTTGGGCCATCCTCGTCTCGACGCTCGGATCGGCGATACTTATCGAAGTCATCTTTGCACGGCGCAGTAAAAACGTTACCGCCCTGCAGAAAGAAATGGAGGAATCATAA
- the ftsX gene encoding permease-like cell division protein FtsX → MKARTMGRHVRESLKSLGRNSWMTFASVSAVTVTLLLVGVFIVIMMNLNQLADNLENDVEIKVITEPAADAEAVKTLEEQVRNTPGVSEVVHATKDEELEKMIKSFGDELNLYKQSNPLGDALYVKAKNPHETAEVAQKIDSYDYTYEVVYGEGKIEKLFNVLNMSRNIGLVLILALLFTAMFLISNTIRLTIVARGREIEIMKLVGATNGFVRIPFVLEGVWLGILGAIIPMVVISVSYYELYTQWQPRLQNELFQLLNTTPFILQVNGLLLFMGVFIGVWGSFMSVRKFLRV, encoded by the coding sequence ATGAAAGCTAGGACGATGGGGCGCCATGTCAGAGAAAGCCTGAAAAGCCTCGGCCGGAACAGCTGGATGACGTTCGCTTCTGTCAGTGCGGTTACCGTCACACTTCTGCTCGTCGGGGTGTTCATCGTCATCATGATGAACTTGAACCAATTAGCAGATAATCTAGAGAATGATGTGGAAATAAAAGTCATCACGGAACCGGCTGCAGATGCCGAGGCTGTGAAAACGTTGGAAGAGCAAGTCCGGAATACACCAGGTGTAAGCGAAGTCGTCCATGCGACAAAGGACGAAGAACTTGAAAAAATGATTAAATCCTTCGGGGATGAATTGAACTTGTACAAGCAGAGCAACCCATTAGGGGACGCGCTCTATGTGAAAGCGAAGAATCCACACGAGACAGCTGAAGTCGCTCAAAAGATCGATTCATACGACTACACATACGAAGTCGTTTACGGTGAAGGGAAAATCGAGAAATTGTTCAATGTTCTCAATATGAGTAGGAACATTGGATTGGTGCTTATTCTAGCACTGTTATTCACTGCGATGTTCTTAATTTCAAATACGATTCGTCTCACAATTGTTGCAAGAGGACGAGAAATCGAGATTATGAAACTAGTAGGTGCAACGAATGGCTTCGTACGGATTCCGTTCGTACTCGAAGGGGTTTGGCTAGGCATACTCGGAGCAATCATTCCGATGGTCGTCATTTCCGTTTCGTATTACGAGCTGTATACACAATGGCAGCCAAGATTGCAGAACGAATTATTCCAATTATTGAATACAACACCTTTTATTCTTCAGGTGAATGGCCTGCTTCTTTTCATGGGCGTGTTTATCGGAGTATGGGGCAGTTTCATGTCTGTCCGCAAATTTCTTAGAGTCTAA
- a CDS encoding CsbA family protein gives MDIATLETKLMLALFLPGLLVVFFTRVTFHHFVGLALTIALIAASVYAGYTHNWILYAADALSLTVGFWYATRMVKKARRLGNEVDE, from the coding sequence ATGGATATCGCTACATTGGAAACGAAATTAATGCTAGCCTTGTTCCTGCCGGGATTGCTCGTCGTGTTTTTCACACGCGTCACATTCCACCATTTCGTCGGGCTCGCGTTGACGATTGCGCTCATCGCTGCGTCGGTTTACGCAGGGTATACGCATAACTGGATTCTGTACGCGGCGGATGCGCTTTCATTGACTGTCGGTTTTTGGTACGCGACGCGGATGGTGAAGAAGGCGAGAAGGTTAGGCAATGAAGTGGATGAATGA
- a CDS encoding AzlD domain-containing protein, which produces MGQTYWWMLFGMAVVTYIPRMVPLTFLDGKELPPIVSGVLSNIPYAVLGALIFPAIIFVQEGNILFGIIGAATAFLIAFLGGGVMPVVLGTIGVLAIYGFFM; this is translated from the coding sequence ATGGGCCAGACCTATTGGTGGATGCTCTTCGGAATGGCGGTTGTCACGTACATCCCGCGAATGGTGCCCCTTACATTCCTCGACGGCAAAGAATTGCCGCCGATTGTCAGCGGCGTCCTCAGCAATATCCCATACGCCGTACTTGGGGCACTCATCTTCCCGGCAATCATCTTCGTTCAAGAAGGCAACATCCTATTCGGCATCATCGGTGCTGCAACCGCCTTCCTGATCGCTTTTCTCGGAGGCGGCGTCATGCCAGTCGTCCTCGGCACGATTGGTGTACTCGCCATTTACGGATTTTTTATGTAA
- the ftsE gene encoding cell division ATP-binding protein FtsE, translating into MIVMKDVYKKYPNGVVAANGINVEIGRGEFVYVVGPSGAGKSTFIKMMYREESPTKGDIIIDGINLATLRSKRVPYLRRQIGVVFQDFKLLPKLNVYENVAFALEVIEESPKQIRKKVNDVLALVGLTQKARMFPNELSGGEQQRVSIARSIVNVPKVVIADEPTGNLDPDTSWEIMKIFEQINARGTTIVMATHNKEIVNTIRHRVIVVDGGMITRDEYEGVYGYES; encoded by the coding sequence ATGATTGTGATGAAAGATGTTTATAAGAAATACCCGAACGGTGTCGTTGCTGCGAATGGCATCAACGTCGAAATCGGTCGAGGCGAGTTTGTTTATGTCGTTGGGCCGAGCGGAGCGGGGAAATCGACATTCATTAAAATGATGTATCGCGAAGAATCCCCGACAAAAGGCGACATTATCATTGACGGCATTAATCTTGCGACGCTAAGGAGTAAGAGAGTCCCTTATTTGAGAAGGCAGATTGGCGTCGTGTTCCAAGACTTTAAACTACTTCCTAAATTGAATGTTTACGAGAATGTCGCTTTCGCGCTTGAAGTGATTGAGGAATCACCGAAACAAATCCGAAAAAAAGTGAATGATGTATTGGCGCTGGTCGGATTGACGCAAAAGGCGAGGATGTTCCCGAATGAGTTATCGGGCGGCGAGCAGCAGCGGGTTTCCATTGCCAGATCGATCGTCAATGTCCCGAAGGTCGTCATAGCGGACGAGCCGACAGGTAACTTGGATCCCGATACGTCTTGGGAAATCATGAAGATTTTTGAACAGATAAATGCGCGCGGTACGACAATTGTCATGGCCACGCATAATAAAGAGATCGTAAATACAATCAGACATCGGGTCATCGTCGTCGATGGCGGGATGATCACGAGAGATGAATATGAAGGAGTATACGGTTATGAAAGCTAG
- a CDS encoding murein hydrolase activator EnvC family protein has protein sequence MNNRRWIVLSFVIVFLMTSVLGQSEALASTLNDLKNEQKQNQQKKQNLKSNMETKDNAIKKTENEIDKFLKQISDLNKEIEEANANINRVIDKINKTNEEIDALKESIKDLENKIAERDVVLRERVRAMQVKGNDVNYIDVLLGANSFADFIDRFSTVTTLMDADRDIMRRQQEDIEQLEAEKALVEKKLKELRENKAKLEKLKEHLKARKNEKNRVIDQLEAEQERLSREKKQLEKEFHEAIEVDAQLEKKIVAEQKRIAEIARKEAERKRKAREAAAKAKKPGTLPQVSNGFWTRPANGTYSSSFGWRIHPIYGTKRQHRGADIAAPIGTPVVAAGDGVVSYAGTMGGFGNVIMITHSTDGGIFTTVYAHLSKISVSTGQVVDKGSYIGAIGNTGASTGPHLHFEMHIGNWTASGPSAVNPLRYVSF, from the coding sequence TTGAACAATCGTAGATGGATTGTATTAAGTTTTGTCATCGTCTTCCTGATGACCTCGGTACTAGGTCAATCAGAGGCTTTGGCAAGCACATTGAATGATTTGAAGAATGAACAAAAGCAGAACCAACAGAAAAAGCAGAATCTGAAATCCAATATGGAAACTAAAGATAATGCTATTAAGAAAACTGAAAACGAAATTGATAAGTTTTTGAAGCAAATTAGTGACTTGAATAAAGAAATTGAAGAAGCCAATGCAAATATTAACCGCGTCATCGATAAGATCAACAAAACGAATGAAGAAATCGATGCATTGAAGGAATCTATCAAGGATCTTGAAAACAAGATCGCTGAACGAGACGTCGTCCTTAGGGAACGAGTGCGAGCGATGCAAGTGAAGGGCAACGATGTGAATTACATAGACGTCCTGCTTGGGGCAAACAGTTTTGCTGATTTCATCGACCGTTTTTCCACAGTAACAACGCTGATGGACGCAGACCGTGATATTATGCGTAGACAGCAGGAAGATATAGAGCAACTCGAAGCTGAAAAGGCGCTTGTTGAAAAGAAATTGAAAGAACTGAGAGAAAACAAGGCGAAACTCGAAAAGCTGAAAGAGCACTTAAAAGCTAGAAAAAATGAAAAAAATAGAGTGATTGATCAATTGGAAGCGGAGCAGGAAAGGCTTTCAAGGGAAAAGAAACAATTAGAGAAAGAATTCCACGAAGCAATTGAAGTGGATGCTCAGTTGGAGAAGAAAATCGTCGCCGAGCAGAAGCGTATTGCGGAAATCGCCCGTAAAGAAGCGGAACGAAAACGGAAAGCGAGAGAGGCAGCAGCAAAAGCAAAGAAACCAGGCACATTGCCGCAAGTCTCAAATGGTTTCTGGACGAGACCTGCGAATGGAACTTATTCCTCTTCGTTCGGTTGGCGGATACACCCGATCTATGGCACGAAGCGTCAGCACCGTGGTGCTGACATTGCAGCACCAATTGGAACGCCGGTCGTGGCGGCTGGGGACGGAGTCGTCTCCTATGCGGGAACTATGGGCGGATTCGGGAATGTCATTATGATTACACATTCAACAGACGGCGGTATTTTCACGACGGTCTATGCACATCTATCGAAAATCAGTGTCAGCACTGGACAAGTCGTTGACAAAGGTTCATATATCGGAGCCATCGGCAATACAGGAGCATCAACGGGCCCACACTTGCATTTCGAAATGCACATCGGGAACTGGACTGCTTCCGGTCCAAGCGCTGTGAATCCATTGCGATATGTATCTTTTTAA